The Methanoregula sp. UBA64 genome contains the following window.
AACGGTTATCGGAAATTTCCCGGGCTGCGGGGTTCCCCCGGTTTCCGTGGATTTGCGAACCCGGCCCCTGTTTATCGACGGGGATTTTCTGCGGGATAAAAAAAGGGACTTATTTTAACTTGATCCACACGTACGCGAACCGCTGGAACGCGGTCACGTGCCCGAAGACCCCGAAGATGAGGAGGAGCCAGCCCAGCAGGTTCAGCCCGAAGATCGTTGCGGGGAAGAGGATAAAGGCAATTCCCACGACCATGATGAGCACGAGACGGTCTGCCCGGCCCAGCACCCCGGCATAGACCCGGCCCACGCCCACGGCCTGCGCCTGTGTCCCGAGATACGAGGACATCAGGACGCCGGTGAGCGCGAGCACCCCGATCGGCCAGGGCACGAGGCCGCTTGCAAAGATACCGGTGATGATGAAGATATCCGCGTACCGGTCGACCGCATGGTCGAGGAAGTCGCCCCGCAGGCTCTGGCTCTTCATCTCCCGGGCAACGGCTCCGTCCATGGCATCGCAGAAGGCGTTGACCGCCACCGCAAGGATGGCCCATACCGTCATCTGGAAAAAGAAGAGGATGCCGGCAGCAAGAGATGCAAGAAGGGCGGCGATCGTCAGGACATTGGGGGTGATCTTCCAGCGGATGGCGCAGCGCACGAGCGGGTCGAAATAGACTTTGACATGCGGGCGGTACTGGTCGAGCGTCATGGGGTCACCTCCACGAATGCGGACCAGTCAATATTCCCAAACGAGGCCGGGGTCTTTCCCTCGTAAAACTGCCCGATCGCATCGGCGCAGGCCGCAGGGGTCATGCCCGTAGTGTCCAGTTCGAAGATTTCCCCGGGCTCGTACTCATCCACGGTCTCGATCAGGCAGACGTCGAGCGCCTCGGCATCGCGGTTCTCCCCGATCTTCTCCGGCGCATATCCCCGGGCGGCAAGCCGTTTCTCAAGCTCGTCGGGACGAAGCCGGAGCACCACGATCCGGTCGCAGGGGAGCAGGTGGGCAAAGTGCCCCTCGATAAACCCGTCGAAGGGCACGAGCTCGTCTGCCATCCGGTCGGTATCGATCACCTGCGTATCCCGGTCCGGGTCTTTCCCGAGCGCATAGGGCTGTACGATATCGGAGATGTGGACAACCTTGTGCCCGCGGCGGGCAAGCTCATCGGCCACCGTCGATTTCCCGGTCCCCGGCGTGCCGGTGATCCCGCACATCATAGGGCGTTAAGCTCCCGGATAAACAATTCGTTCTCCCAGTCTTCTCCGACACTCACACGGATATAATGATCAGCAAGGCCCGTAAAACTTCTGCACGAGCGCACGAGCACGCCTTTTGTGGCGAGTTTCTCCACGATATCGTCGCTCTTGTGCGGCGCCACGTCCACCATCACAAAGTTTGCATCCGAGGGGAGCACCGGGTATTTCAGTTCCGTGGCAAACCGCTTCCGCCATGCCGTGACCTGCGCGGTATACCGGGCCACATGCTCCCGGTCGGAAAGGGCCGCTGCCGCTGCTGCTGCCGATACCGCGTTCACCGTAAACGGCGTTCCTGCCCGGGCATAGTACGGCTGGAGCCAGGCCGGCACGAACGCGTACCCGATCCGTAGGCCGGCAAGCGAGTACACCTTCGAGAACGTCCGCCCGATGACCAGGTTCTCGTACTTCTTTGTGAGGGGCAGGTAGTCGATCCCCGAGAACTCCACGTACGCGTTATCAAGGAAAAGGATCCCGTTGATCCCCTCAAGCACCTTTTTCACGTCATCGACACAGGTAGCGTTCCCGGTCGGGTTGTTCGGGGTGCAGAGCACCACGATCTTTGCGTCTTTGCCGGCCTGTATAAGCGCATCCGTATCGACCGAGAAATCCGCCCGGCGCGGGACGGGGACGACCTTTGCCCCCTGCGCCTGTGCGGCAAGCCCGTAGAAGGAGAAGGTGGGGGTCGAGATGACAACGGTGTCACCCGGATCCACGAGCGTCCGCATCAGGGTCTCGATCACCCCGTCCATGCCAACGCCGGCCACAAAGGTATAGTCCCCGTAGTGCGCTTTGAGCGCAGCTACGAGCACGTCCACCCGTTCGTCGGGGTAGCGGTTCGCGGAGAGGACCGCTTCCTGCGCTGCCTTCACCGCTGCCGGCGACGGTCCCTCGGGGTTCTCGTTGCTGGCAAGGCGTGCGATACGATGGTCGCCCGCACCGTGTGTACGGCCTCCCGCCTTCTTTGCGAAAACATATCCGCCCTGCTTATAGCATGACCTTACCAAGCGCTCCATCGATCACCTTCACCGCCCGGTCGATCTCGGCGTCCGAGATGACAAGGGGCGGGACAAGCCGGAGGTTCCCGTCTGCGGCGCAGTTCACGATCACGCCGTTTTTAAGGCACTCTGCCTGGACTTCGGGGCACTTCTCCCCGACCGTGATCCCGATCATCAGCCCGCGGACCCGGGGATGGTATTTTGCAAGCCCGGTTTTGAACCGCTCGCCCTTGCGGGCAACATCCGGGAGGATCTCTTCGATGACGCCCAGTGTTGCAAGCCCTGCCGCACAGGCAAGGGGCCCGCCGGCAAACGTGCTCCCGTGCTCGCCCTTTTTGAACTCTAAACCGTCGCGGGCAACAATGGCCCCCATGGGAAAGCCGCTCGCAATGCCCTTAGCAAGGGTCACGATATCGGCCTCTGCTTTCGTGTGCTGGATGGCAAGCCATTTCCCGGTCCGGCCCATGCCGGTCTGGACTTCGTCCGCAATCAGGAGCGCCCCGGCCTTATCGCAGATCTCGCGGAGCCCTTCGAGGAATCCCTCGGGAGGAATGATGACTCCTGCCTCGCCCTGGATGGGCTCTACGATGACCGCTGCGGTATCGTTGTCAACGGCCTTCTTTACCGCATCGAGGTTCCCGTATTCCACGAAGGTCCGGGGAATGCCGAGAGGCTCGAAGGGTTCGCGGGCGGCAGGCTTGTGGGTCACCGCGAGCGACCCGATCGTCCGGCCGTGGAACCCGTGGGTGAATGCTACGAACTTCTTTTTCCCGGTTCTGACCCGGGCAAGCTTTAATGCACCGTCGCTTGCCTCGGCTCCCGAGTTTGCGAAGAACGCTTTTTTTGCGCCCGTTACTTCCACGAGCTTCTTTGCCATCTCGCCCTGGTGGGGGACATAGTAGAGGTTGGAGCAGTGGATGAGCTCGTGCGCCTGCTCGCAGATCGCTTTTACCACCGCCGGGTGGCAGTGGCCGGTGCTGCAGACCGCGATCCCTGCCACGAGATCGAGATATTCCTTTCCCTCGCCGTCCCAGACGGTCGAACCCTTTCCGCGGACGATTGCCATGCTCCGCGAGAATGCAGGCATGTAATACGCATCGTCAAGCGCCTTGTACTGCGCTGTTATACCGGTATTTTTCATGGATATCACGTGATTTTTACTCAGTTTTTCTGGTTGTTTTTTTTTTAGATCGTTTATTCGTACTCGATGGTTGCCGGCGGTTTCGGGGTGACATCGTATACCACCCGGGCAACGCTCGGGATCTCTGCGGTAATTCTCGACCCGATTCTCACGAGATCCGCAAACGGGATCTCGAGCGGGTCGGCGGTCATCCCGTCTCTCGAATTTACGGCACGGACGGCAACGATCCAGCCGTGGATCCGGTTGTCCCCCTTGACCCCGGTGCCAAGCCCGATGAGCGCTGCAAAGCACTGCCAGGGCCGGTACTTCTCCACGAGCTCCGACTCGGCGATCCAGTTCGCCTCCCTGACTACCGCAACCTTCTCCTTGGTGACCTCGCCGAGGATACGGACGGCAAGGCCCGGGCCGGGGAAGGGCATCCGGTGCTGGATCTCCGGCGGCAGCCCAAGCGCCCCGGCAACATCCCGCACTTCATCCTTGTACAGGTCCCTGATTGGCTCGATCACTTTCGTAAACGTGGTCTGGCTGGGCATGCCCCCGACATTGTGGTGGCTTTTGATGCCCCCTTCGCTCTCGATCCGGTCCGGGTAGATGGTGCCCTGCAAAAGACAGGTGGCGCCGGACTTCTTTGCCTCGCGCTCGAAGACACGGACAAAGCGCTCCCCGATGGCCTTGCGCTTCTTTTCGGGATCGGTGATCCCGGCAAGCGCTGCAATAAACTCGTCGCCGGCATCGACCACCTGGAGCCGGATGTTCCCAAAGACCGTCTTTATCCGTTCGGTCTCGCCTTTGCGCATCAGGCCGGTGTCGATATAGATCGGGATGAGGTTGTCCCCGATGGCACGGGCGGCAAGCGCGGCACAGACCGAGCTGTCAACGCCTCCCGAGAGGGCCATCACGACCTTCTCGGTTCCCGCCTCCTTTTTTATCTCCTCAATCGCCTGGGTGATGAACTTCTCTGTTTTTACCATGGTTCCTGCCTTCCTACTTTGTCCGCTTGTTTGCCCGGCATGCCTCGACAAAGCCGAGGTACGGCGGTGACGGCCGGGTGGGCCGGGACTTGAACTCGGGGTGGAACTGCGTTGCAAAGAAGTAGGGGTGGCCGGGGAGCTCGAGGCACTCCATCCGGTTCCGGTTTGTCGCCGAAAAGACGAGCCCTGCTTTTTCGAGCTTTTCGATATAGTGGGGATTTACCTCGTACCGGTGCCGGTGCCGTTCCACGATCTGCTGCTGGCCGTAGAGTTTCATGGCAAGGGTGCCGTCCCGGATATCGGAGGTATAGTCCCCGAGGCGCATGGTCCCGCCGAGATTTTTGACCTCTTCCTGCTCGGGAAGCAGTGCGATCACGTGCGAGCCTTCGCCGAACTCCTCGCTCGTGGCGTCCTCAATCCCGCACTTGTGCCGGGCAAACTCGATCGTTGCGAGCTGGAACCCGAGGCAGAGGCCCAAAAAGGGGATATTGTTCTCCCGGGCGAATGCTATCGCATCGATCTTCCCCTCGATTCCCCGCTTCCCGAAGCCGCCGGGGATCAGGATGCCGTCGTAGTCCTTGAGCGAGCCGTGCTCGTACCGCTCGGCATCGAGCCAGACGATCTTCACTTCGGTAGAAAGGGCCCGTCCCGCGTGCTTGAGCGCTTCCTTGATACTGATGTACACGTCCTCGATGCCGTACTTGCTCACGATCCCGACCGTGACCCGGCTCGTATATTCCCGGGTCACCAGCCGGTACCACGAGGGATCGGTCTCCCGCTTTTCAAGGCCGAGGTGGGCGGAGAGGACATCGGCGATCCCCTCCTTTTCCATCTCCATGGGAACCTCGTAGGTGTCCCGGGCGGTGGCTGCCGAGATGACCGCGCTTAAGGGCAGGTCGCAGAACGCCGAGATCTTGCGCTTGGTGTTTGCCCCGACCACCCGCTCGCTCCGGCAGACAATGATATCCGCGTGGAGCCCGAGCTCCCGGAGCGCCTTTACCGAGTGCTGGGTGGGCTTGGTCTTTAAGTCGCCCATCGCATCCTCGGGAACAAGGGTCACGTGAATGAGGACATAGTCGCGCCCGTCGAGCTCGCCCCGCATCTGGCGGACGGCTTCCAGGAACGGCATGCTCTCGATATCGCCGACCGTTCCCCCGACCTCGACAAGGCAGACATCGGCCTTTGTGCCGTCTGGGAACTCTTCCTCTGCCGCATTTTTAATACAGGTCTTGATCTGGTCGGTGATGTGGGGGATGATCTGGACGGTCTCCCCTAAAAAGTCGCCCCGCCGTTCCTTTTCGATCACGGTCCGGTAGACCTTCCCGGTCGTGATGTTATGGGAAGACGTGAGCTCGATATCGAGGAACCGTTCGTAGTTGCCCAGGTCGAGGTCTACCTCGCCCCCGTCTTTTAAGACAAAGACCTCGCCGTGCTGGGCCGGGTTCATGGTCCCGGCATCGATATTGAGGTACGGGTCGATCTTGACTGCCGTGACCCGGTACCCACGGTTTTTCAGGATCCGTCCCACTGATGCGGCCGTGATCCCTTTCCCAAGGCCGCTCATCACACCGCCGGTGACAAAGATATACTTCACGTGCTTCCCCCGCTGCTTTACATTTTCTCCCCATTCCCTATTATTACTATCTTACGACGGGATAGACCGGGGGCGGGTGAGAAGATTGATGAAAGGCAAGAGCCCATGTACCCGGTATGACGCGAGGAAAGATCTCATTGGTCACCGTCCTGTTCCTGGCATGCCTGCTGGTAGTGATACCCGCTGCTGCCGCGGAGAACACGACGCACGATGCAGCAACGCAATACTATAACCGGGGCACCCAGCTCCTCACGGGGGGCGATTACGCCGGGGCCATCCAGCAGTACGACCAGGCGCTCGCCTCGAACACCTCCATGATCAAGATCAGCGATGCGCTCCTCTATACCTACCAGAACATGGCCTATGCCCAGATCCGGCTCGGGAACTATACCGATGCAATTGCAACGCTCGATACCGGCATTGCCGAGTACCCGAAGGACAAGCTGCTCTGGAACAACAAGGGGTATGCCCAGTTCAGCCTCGGGAAGTACGGGGACGCTGTCACTTCATATAACCAGGCGCTTGCGATCGACGGGAACTATACCGGGGCCTTAATCAACAAGGGCGATGCCCTGGTAAAGATGGGGAATTTCCAGGACGCTGCAGTTGCGTACCAGGCAGCCCTTACCACCAATCCCACGGACAAGGATACCGCAGCAAAACTGGCAGCGGCACAGAAATCAGCCGCATCCTCAACCCAGACTACCCTGATCGTGCTGGTCGTTGTCCTGGTTATCGTGGCAGCCGGTGTAGCCTACTATGTTACCCGGAAGGGAGCCACAACGGACAAAAAGAGCGAAGCAAAGAAGAACAAAAAATAACTTTTTTTTTAAGAGTTTTTATTTACAGGCCGTTACGGCAAACGAGGCCGTGGTCTTCGAAAGCAGGGTCTTTTCGGCATTCCCGATCCTGACTTCGCCTTCGCAGAATGCAACCCTCCTCCCTTTCCTGACCACGCGGCCCTCGGCAACGATGACGCCTTCGCGCACGCCTTTGATGAAACTGGTGGACTCTGATATGGTCGCGATCCCTTCGGCAGCTTCGAGCATCGGGTAGAGGGCAAGGGCCATTGCCTCGTCCGCGAGCGCAACAAGCATCCCGCCCTGGAGCCAGCCAACGCCGTTAAGCATATCCGGGCGGACCGCCATTTTTAAGACCGCACGACCCTCCTCCGTACTGACGACGTCGATGCCGGTGAGGCCAAAGAAAGGATTGGCGTACTTCCCGTTCTTTTGAATATTGTCAAGGTAGGTCATGGTACTGCTCTGGCAGGAATGTCTGGGATGATCGGGCATTAAGGTTGTCCCCGGGATACGTTCGGACGTTGCGACCGTGATGGGGCAGCCCGGGACGTGCCCGGGGGCAGGTGCCCTGCAGGAATTTGCGAGAGAAACCGGCCTTTCCGCAATACACCCTATCTTCAAATAGCGGTACTTCGTACACAACGATCTATGACCGATGAAGAGATCAAAAGCATGCTCGCCGACCTGATCTGGCTCAACGCACTGATCGCAACCGAGCTCATCCAGGTAACCGAGAACACCTCCGCCATCCTGCGCAAGTCCCCGCCTCCCGAGAGCTGCATAAAGGATCACCACGATCTCAGGATGACTGCGCTTGCCATTGCAGAGAAATACCAAAAAGAGACCGCGCTCGCCCGGCACCTCACCAAACACCAGTAATATTATTGACGATCTCTCCCCAACAGTACAGGACAGTTTTCCGTTCGGGCCGGGCAAACTTCCAGACTGCCTGCCCCGGGGGGACAAACCGGCGGCACCTTCCTGCCATGACGACCACCCCACCACCACGGTACAGCCTTGTCATCCCGGCGTATAACGAAGAGAAACGGATAGCCGGGCTCTTTGATGCCATCACCGCGTTTGACGGGGAGCTCATCGTTGTCTGCGACGGGAACGACCGCACGGCGGATGTTGTCGACGCCATCGCAAAAGAGCGTCCCGATCTTCTGATCCGCTGCCTCCGGTTCCCCGGCCGGCTCGGGAAAGGAGGAGGGGTGATTGCCGGGCTTCGTGCCGCACAGGCCCCGCTCGTTGGCTATGCCGATGCCGACGGCTCGACCGGTATTTCCGAGATGGTGCGCCTGTTCGGGCACCTTACGGAAGCGGATGCAGCGATCGGGTCGCGGTGGATCCCGGGATCGACTCTTGAGGTCCGGCAGGGCTGGCTGCGCAGGATAGAGAGCCGTTGTTTTAACCTGATCATCCGGCTGCTCTTCGGGCTCTCCTTTAACGATACCCAGTGCGGGGCGAAAGTCTTTAAAAAATCCGCAGTCGATGCTGTACTACCTCACCTTACGGCACAGGGCTTTGAGTTCGATGTCGAACTCCTCTGGCGGCTGGCCCGCGCCGGTAACAGGATCGAGGAGGTCCCCATTGCATGGCAGAACAAGGGCGATTCCCGGGTGAAAAAGTCGGACATGCTCCGGATGCTCGCGGGGCTGCTCCGGGTCCGGTTCGCCCCGGGCACGCCATGAACGCGGCGGGCGACGACCGCACAAAAGACGCCTTCCGGCTCTACAACGAGGGGAAACACCAGGAATCGCTCGACTGCTGCAACCGGCTCATGGAGTCCGCACGGGAACCCTCCCTCGAAGTCCTCGCAGCGACAAACCTCTTCTGCTTAAAAAAATTCGAGGATGCGGAAGTATATTTCCGCGACCTTGCCCGGAAGATGCCCGGGTCCTCGCACGTCCACAGTTACCTGGCAAAGGTGCTCGAAGAGCGGGGGGACGAAGGCGCTTATGCCGAGTATGCGGCGGCAGTCCGGCTCGATCCCGACAACACCGAAGCCCTGCGCAGTTATGCAGCGATCCTCCTTGCACGGGACGACGACCGGGGAGCCCTGCCGGTGTTACAACGGCTCTGTGCCCTCGGGAACCGGGCAGATGACCGCGACCGCCTTGCCGGCGCCCTTCTTAGTTCGGGATATGCGGCTGAAGCGTGCTCGCTGTACGAGACGACCGGCGCACCGGCGGTAAGATCGGCAGAATATGCCCGCGCCCTCCGCGCTGCGCACCGTACACGGGAAGCAGCGGACGTCGCGCTCGCATTATACGAGGAGCGCCATGACCCGGAGCTGCTCCGGGAGTACCTCGCCGCCCTCGCAGAGGCAGATCCAAACGGGGCGCCGGCGGCGTATGCAGCGTTCTGCAAGGACTGCACCGCGCCAGGACTCTGGGCTGACTATATCCTCCTCCTCATGTCCCGGGGAGATTTTTTTGCAGCGCTTGCCGGGGCAAAGAGGCTGGTTGCCCTTGATAACCGGCCCGATCACCGGCTTATCCTTTGCGAGATCTATGCGGCGCTGGGCGATCGGGTAAATGCAGACGCCGCCTACGAAGCGCTCGTGCAGGAGGGGATCGCAACCCCCTTTCCGGCCGGGACGCTCCGCCTCGTTATCCGGACCTATGCCGGCTACCTGTTCGCCGGGGGAGTGTCCGACCGTACAAAAGAGCGGTTCCTTGCCACGGTCTCCGGGGATGCAAACGTAGTCTGCCTGATCGAGACCGCCCGTATGTACCATGCCGCCGGGGACGATGCAGAGACCCGGGCCTGGTATTACCGGGCGTACCGTGCCGACTTCCTCAACGGAGGGATCCCGTACGCGCTTTTCCTTGCCGCATGCGGGGACGACCGGGAGAGCGAGAAAGTGCTGCTCCACATCCTCGCAAATATCCGGAAGTATGCGGACCTTGCCCGGGTTGCCGGCGCGATCGCGGGAAGCGAAAACCTGCTCTCCCGGATGAAGCGGCTGGACCGCGAACTGGCACGCCGGCTCGAAGAGCGCCGCGCCCTGCTTGGCACCGCCGAACGGGAGTGCCTTGCCGCAGCGTACCTTGCGCAGGCAGGGGATGCACGGGAACACGAGGATTTTGCCGCCTGCATGGAGAGCTGCCTGCGGGGGATCGACGCCCTGCCGGCCCGTGCAACCCTCTGCCGCCATGAGGAGTTCCTCGCCCTTGTGCAGCGCTGCAAGGAGCAGATGCCGGCCGACTGCCCGGCGTTTCGGGAAACGGTTCCCGAACAATCCCGCGAAGCGCCCCGGCAGACGGTCGCAGGGCTGGCCGACCGGCTCGCCCTCACGGAGAAAGAGACCGCGATCCTCGCCTTCCTTGCCACCCACCGCAGGGCAAGCGAGGCCGACCTGCGCCGGCTGACCGGGTCGCGCCGGGTTGCGGCACTGGTCAACAGCCTGATCCGCAAAGGGGCGGCACAGGGAATAATGCTCGTAGAAAAGAAAGGTATGAATGCGGAAGGGGAGTCTTATGAGTACTGTGGAGCCTGAAATCAAGAACCGCCGCCGCCACGAGAGCCTTGCCATCATCAATGCCCTCCGGAGGGGCACGGTCCCGGCAAGCGGCCTTGCACGGATTGCCGTCGGCCTCGAACTGGAGGAAGGGGTGATAGCCCGGCAGCTCGACTTTGTTGCTGACGGGGGCGGCGATCTCAAGTTCGTCAGAGGGGACTACGGAGCGGGAAAGACGTTCTTTGTTGCCCGGGCCCTCGAAACGGCG
Protein-coding sequences here:
- a CDS encoding dolichyl-phosphate beta-glucosyltransferase — its product is MTTTPPPRYSLVIPAYNEEKRIAGLFDAITAFDGELIVVCDGNDRTADVVDAIAKERPDLLIRCLRFPGRLGKGGGVIAGLRAAQAPLVGYADADGSTGISEMVRLFGHLTEADAAIGSRWIPGSTLEVRQGWLRRIESRCFNLIIRLLFGLSFNDTQCGAKVFKKSAVDAVLPHLTAQGFEFDVELLWRLARAGNRIEEVPIAWQNKGDSRVKKSDMLRMLAGLLRVRFAPGTP
- a CDS encoding CDP-alcohol phosphatidyltransferase family protein, giving the protein MTLDQYRPHVKVYFDPLVRCAIRWKITPNVLTIAALLASLAAGILFFFQMTVWAILAVAVNAFCDAMDGAVAREMKSQSLRGDFLDHAVDRYADIFIITGIFASGLVPWPIGVLALTGVLMSSYLGTQAQAVGVGRVYAGVLGRADRLVLIMVVGIAFILFPATIFGLNLLGWLLLIFGVFGHVTAFQRFAYVWIKLK
- a CDS encoding PaaI family thioesterase, yielding MTYLDNIQKNGKYANPFFGLTGIDVVSTEEGRAVLKMAVRPDMLNGVGWLQGGMLVALADEAMALALYPMLEAAEGIATISESTSFIKGVREGVIVAEGRVVRKGRRVAFCEGEVRIGNAEKTLLSKTTASFAVTACK
- the guaA gene encoding glutamine-hydrolyzing GMP synthase, with protein sequence MVKTEKFITQAIEEIKKEAGTEKVVMALSGGVDSSVCAALAARAIGDNLIPIYIDTGLMRKGETERIKTVFGNIRLQVVDAGDEFIAALAGITDPEKKRKAIGERFVRVFEREAKKSGATCLLQGTIYPDRIESEGGIKSHHNVGGMPSQTTFTKVIEPIRDLYKDEVRDVAGALGLPPEIQHRMPFPGPGLAVRILGEVTKEKVAVVREANWIAESELVEKYRPWQCFAALIGLGTGVKGDNRIHGWIVAVRAVNSRDGMTADPLEIPFADLVRIGSRITAEIPSVARVVYDVTPKPPATIEYE
- the hisC gene encoding histidinol-phosphate transaminase, with protein sequence MERLVRSCYKQGGYVFAKKAGGRTHGAGDHRIARLASNENPEGPSPAAVKAAQEAVLSANRYPDERVDVLVAALKAHYGDYTFVAGVGMDGVIETLMRTLVDPGDTVVISTPTFSFYGLAAQAQGAKVVPVPRRADFSVDTDALIQAGKDAKIVVLCTPNNPTGNATCVDDVKKVLEGINGILFLDNAYVEFSGIDYLPLTKKYENLVIGRTFSKVYSLAGLRIGYAFVPAWLQPYYARAGTPFTVNAVSAAAAAAALSDREHVARYTAQVTAWRKRFATELKYPVLPSDANFVMVDVAPHKSDDIVEKLATKGVLVRSCRSFTGLADHYIRVSVGEDWENELFIRELNAL
- a CDS encoding aspartate aminotransferase family protein, encoding MKNTGITAQYKALDDAYYMPAFSRSMAIVRGKGSTVWDGEGKEYLDLVAGIAVCSTGHCHPAVVKAICEQAHELIHCSNLYYVPHQGEMAKKLVEVTGAKKAFFANSGAEASDGALKLARVRTGKKKFVAFTHGFHGRTIGSLAVTHKPAAREPFEPLGIPRTFVEYGNLDAVKKAVDNDTAAVIVEPIQGEAGVIIPPEGFLEGLREICDKAGALLIADEVQTGMGRTGKWLAIQHTKAEADIVTLAKGIASGFPMGAIVARDGLEFKKGEHGSTFAGGPLACAAGLATLGVIEEILPDVARKGERFKTGLAKYHPRVRGLMIGITVGEKCPEVQAECLKNGVIVNCAADGNLRLVPPLVISDAEIDRAVKVIDGALGKVML
- a CDS encoding adenylate kinase family protein, with translation MMCGITGTPGTGKSTVADELARRGHKVVHISDIVQPYALGKDPDRDTQVIDTDRMADELVPFDGFIEGHFAHLLPCDRIVVLRLRPDELEKRLAARGYAPEKIGENRDAEALDVCLIETVDEYEPGEIFELDTTGMTPAACADAIGQFYEGKTPASFGNIDWSAFVEVTP
- a CDS encoding CTP synthase, with the translated sequence MKYIFVTGGVMSGLGKGITAASVGRILKNRGYRVTAVKIDPYLNIDAGTMNPAQHGEVFVLKDGGEVDLDLGNYERFLDIELTSSHNITTGKVYRTVIEKERRGDFLGETVQIIPHITDQIKTCIKNAAEEEFPDGTKADVCLVEVGGTVGDIESMPFLEAVRQMRGELDGRDYVLIHVTLVPEDAMGDLKTKPTQHSVKALRELGLHADIIVCRSERVVGANTKRKISAFCDLPLSAVISAATARDTYEVPMEMEKEGIADVLSAHLGLEKRETDPSWYRLVTREYTSRVTVGIVSKYGIEDVYISIKEALKHAGRALSTEVKIVWLDAERYEHGSLKDYDGILIPGGFGKRGIEGKIDAIAFARENNIPFLGLCLGFQLATIEFARHKCGIEDATSEEFGEGSHVIALLPEQEEVKNLGGTMRLGDYTSDIRDGTLAMKLYGQQQIVERHRHRYEVNPHYIEKLEKAGLVFSATNRNRMECLELPGHPYFFATQFHPEFKSRPTRPSPPYLGFVEACRANKRTK
- a CDS encoding tetratricopeptide repeat protein — translated: MTRGKISLVTVLFLACLLVVIPAAAAENTTHDAATQYYNRGTQLLTGGDYAGAIQQYDQALASNTSMIKISDALLYTYQNMAYAQIRLGNYTDAIATLDTGIAEYPKDKLLWNNKGYAQFSLGKYGDAVTSYNQALAIDGNYTGALINKGDALVKMGNFQDAAVAYQAALTTNPTDKDTAAKLAAAQKSAASSTQTTLIVLVVVLVIVAAGVAYYVTRKGATTDKKSEAKKNKK